The DNA sequence CGATCGAATGATCTTGATCGTGTCGTCGAGGTCGTCGACCGCTCGCGACAGCCGCTCGACGGCCTCGGAGTGATCCACGAAGCGCTGCGTGCTCTGCAGCGTCATGCCGACCGCGAAGAGCCGCTGAATGGCCAGGTCGTGCAGGTCGCGCGCGATCCGGTCGCGGTCCTGGAGCAGGGTGATCTGCTCCGCGTCACGCCGCCGGTCGGCGAGCTCCAGGGCCAGCGCGGCCTGGCCCGCGAAGCCCAGCAGGGGCCCGGCGTCAGCGTCGGAGAACGGCGTACGACCGCTCAGCCGCCCCAGCACCAAGACCCCGCGGGACTTGCCCCCGGCGCCGAGCGGCACCGCGACCACGGGGCCGAGCCCGGCCCACGGCGAGCCGTCCCCACGCCCTAGGGGGTCGTGGGAGATGTCGGCGCTGACCACGGGTTCCGCCGTGTCGAGCGCGGCTCCGACGAGCCCCTCGCGCGCCGGGAGGACAAGGCCCCCGCGGCGCTCCGCGTCGGCCCCGACGGCGAGCAGCGGCCGCATCTCCTCCGAGTTGGCGACGTACTCAGCGATCATGCCGACGTCGGCGGACACGATCTCCCTGGCCTGCTCGACGATCAACCTGAGGACTTCGGTGCTCGGCGCGCCCGACAGCAGGGTGCTCGTGACCTGGGCGCTCGCCCGCATCCAACGCTCACGCAGCCGCGTCTCCTCGTACAGGCGCGCGTTCTCGATGGCGACCCCGGCCGCGACGGCGAGCGTCGACAGCACGGACTCGTCCTCGGCGTCGAACTCCTGTGCGCCGCGCTTCTCGGTCAGGTACAGATTGCCGAACACTGTGTCCCGCACCCGGATGGGTACGCCGAGGAACGAGTGCATCGGCGGATGCCCCGGGGGAAAGCCGTACGAGGACGGATGTTCCGAGAGCTCCGGCAGCCGCAGCGGCACCGGGTGCCGGATCAGCTCGCCGAGGATGCCGTGGCCGCTGGGCAGGTCACCGATCCGGGCCCGCTCCTCCTCGCCGATGCCCACGGTCAGGAACTGGGACAGCGTGCGATCGTCGCTGATCACTCCGAGGG is a window from the Streptomyces spectabilis genome containing:
- a CDS encoding GAF domain-containing sensor histidine kinase; protein product: MTGEAIDDRAGDAERHLPKLRLDELLDELQTRIDAARGTRDRVHSLLEAVLSVGRELDLPQVLRRIVEAAVVLVDAEYGALGVISDDRTLSQFLTVGIGEEERARIGDLPSGHGILGELIRHPVPLRLPELSEHPSSYGFPPGHPPMHSFLGVPIRVRDTVFGNLYLTEKRGAQEFDAEDESVLSTLAVAAGVAIENARLYEETRLRERWMRASAQVTSTLLSGAPSTEVLRLIVEQAREIVSADVGMIAEYVANSEEMRPLLAVGADAERRGGLVLPAREGLVGAALDTAEPVVSADISHDPLGRGDGSPWAGLGPVVAVPLGAGGKSRGVLVLGRLSGRTPFSDADAGPLLGFAGQAALALELADRRRDAEQITLLQDRDRIARDLHDLAIQRLFAVGMTLQSTQRFVDHSEAVERLSRAVDDLDDTIKIIRSTIFGLRTHGGGAERAGLRGRVSRVVGDSATSFGFTPALRIEGLVDTDVPADVADHVLAVLGEALSNAARHAQAHAVDVHLHCADRELTLTVTDDGCGIPEEVKHSGLRNLAERARALGGTLAIGAGPDGSGTRLVWHVPTGSSRS